A stretch of Lactuca sativa cultivar Salinas chromosome 6, Lsat_Salinas_v11, whole genome shotgun sequence DNA encodes these proteins:
- the LOC111899261 gene encoding transcription factor MYC2 encodes MTDYRLPTAMNLWNADDNAMMDAFISSDMSSFWGNPTSTAAPSAVPPASSSASTSTNDLHKLAGESQPFNQDSLQQRLQGLIDNARDSWTYGIFWQSSAVDYTSPSFLGWGDGYYKGEINKQKTTTSVSSLAEQEHRKKVLRELNSLISGTQMPENEAVDEEVTDTEWFFLISMTQSFVNGSGLPGQAMFSNQPVWIAGRERLLASQCERARQGEGFGLQTIVCIPSTNGVLELGSTELIFQSSDLMNEARVLFNFSYSPPDLTPMNPNQTPGGDTTDPSSLWLTDPVSSAAATTTTTTVEMKDSVDVTAVAPPTTVIPSNNSVSKQISIDNPSCSSLTENPSSVIHNSNRESIQNQGLFGSRELNFSEFGSYDGSRNGNTSHSCKPESVELLNFGESKKTFAGGEDNSNKKKKPHDGMLSFTSGTVIPPSETVKSGGAELDPSIGREAESRLVVEPEKRPKKRGRKPANGREEPLNHVEAERQRREKLNQKFYALRAVVPNVSKMDKASLLGDAISYINDLKSKLQNTETGKEELKTQLDAMKKEILLTKDSHQSSSSTVSPPEDFKLTPTPNPNHPKITDIDIDIKIIGWDAMIRIQCSKKNHPAARLMSALKDLDLDVHHASVSVVNDLMMQQATVKMGTRFYTQEQLRLALTNRVSDPR; translated from the coding sequence ATGACGGATTACCGTCTTCCGACGGCGATGAATTTATGGAACGCAGATGATAACGCCATGATGGATGCGTTCATCAGCTCTGATATGTCTTCCTTTTGGGGTAATCCTACTAGTACGGCAGCGCCGTCTGCGGTTCCTCCGGCATCGTCCTCTGCGTCCACTTCTACAAATGATCTTCATAAGCTTGCCGGCGAGTCACAGCCTTTTAATCAGGATTCTTTACAGCAACGTCTTCAGGGGTTGATTGATAACGCTCGTGATTCGTGGACTTATGGGATCTTCTGGCAATCGTCCGCCGTGGATTACACGAGCCCCTCGTTTTTAGGGTGGGGCGACGGGTATTACAAGGGGGAGATCAACAAGCAAAAAACGACGACGTCGGTTAGTTCTTTGGCGGAGCAGGAGCACCGGAAGAAGGTGCTCCGGGAGCTGAATTCATTGATATCTGGCACACAGATGCCGGAGAACGAAGCCGTGGATGAGGAAGTTACTGATACGGAGTGGTTTTTTCTCATCTCGATGACGCAGTCGTTCGTCAACGGTAGTGGATTGCCCGGTCAGGCGATGTTCAGTAATCAACCTGTTTGGATTGCCGGCCGGGAGCGGTTATTGGCGTCGCAGTGCGAGCGTGCACGGCAAGGTGAGGGTTTCGGATTGCAGACGATCGTCTGTATTCCGTCTACAAACGGAGTTCTTGAATTAGGTTCAACGGAGTTGATTTTTCAAAGTTCAGATCTCATGAATGAGGCCAGAGTACTATTTAATTTCAGTTATAGCCCTCCAGATTTGACGCCAATGAACCCGAATCAGACACCCGGAGGTGATACTACTGATCCATCGTCGTTGTGGCTAACCGATCCAGTATCTTctgccgccgccaccaccaccaccaccaccgtagaAATGAAAGATTCTGTTGATGTCACCGCAGTAGCCCCTCCGACGACTGTAATCCCATCAAATAACTCAGTCTCAAAGCAAATCTCCATCGACAACCCTAGCTGCAGCTCGTTAACTGAAAACCCTAGCTCTGTGATTCACAATTCCAATCGTGAATCCATCCAAAATCAAGGATTGTTCGGGAGCAGAGAATTAAATTTCTCAGAATTCGGATCTTACGACGGAAGCAGAAACGGGAATACTTCTCATTCTTGTAAGCCTGAATCTGTCGAACTCCTGAATTTTGGTGAAAGCAAGAAGACGTTCGCCGGAGGAGAAGATAACAGCAACAAAAAGAAGAAACCCCACGATGGGATGCTCTCGTTCACCTCCGGCACGGTTATTCCACCATCGGAGACTGTAAAATCCGGTGGAGCAGAGCTAGATCCATCAATCGGAAGAGAGGCGGAGAGCCGACTAGTGGTGGAGCCGGAGAAACGACCAAAAAAACGCGGTAGAAAACCGGCAAACGGCCGGGAAGAGCCATTGAATCACGTGGAAGCCGAAAGACAAAGAAGAGAAAAGCTAAACCAAAAATTCTACGCCCTTCGAGCCGTCGTCCCCAACGTTTCTAAAATGGACAAAGCGTCTCTCCTCGGCGACGCCATTTCTTACATCAACGACCTCAAATCAAAGCTTCAAAACACAGAAACCGGTAAAGAAGAACTCAAAACCCAGCTTGACGCCATGAAAAAAGAGATATTATTAACCAAAGACTCCCATCAATCATCTTCTTCCACCGTCTCACCACCGGAAGACTTCAAATTAACACCCACCCCTAACCCAAACCACCCAAAAATCACAGATATAGACATAGATATCAAAATCATCGGCTGGGACGCCATGATTAGGATTCAATGTAGCAAGAAAAACCACCCTGCCGCCCGTCTAATGTCGGCGTTAAAGGACCTCGATCTTGACGTCCACCATGCGAGTGTATCGGTGGTCAACGATTTGATGATGCAACAAGCGACAGTTAAAATGGGTACTCGATTTTACACTCAGGAACAGCTCCGATTAGCGTTGACCAACAGAGTATCGGATCCAAGGTAA